In Haloimpatiens massiliensis, the following are encoded in one genomic region:
- a CDS encoding transposase: MYQRQEIFNIIELFTSQKLINFYTKIFDNLDLSPLPDRVPSKYGPTGFSRHALFRAFIVMKCEKFAQITDLKDFLENNLIIAQLCGFNILKSLPSYWVFQRFIKNLSNSYLKEIMKNQVNVLKELGFIDNNFVSVDATPVKANTKFNNPKSFSSNKFSKKNPPSSDKDCKLGVHTANNSLNVQVSEDKPNKSKKNYEFYWGYKNHVICDAISGLPIAEFTTTADINEISNFIEILTATNEWFSLKDSYIIADKGYDSKQNHDFIRNTLKGLAFIALNKRGTKKNSLTSTGNVICNGGLAMHKDGKQYFDSYIKQKFCCPYRKSKDDSLCPCKHKKYFNGKKNRGCVKYISIGTDYRASINRNSIFFKKIYSLRTESERYNSRWKNLNTEQAHVRNINSVTNLNTIGHICLLTVALAAIKSDCIDKSKSLSGFKRTA; encoded by the coding sequence ATGTACCAACGTCAAGAAATCTTTAACATAATTGAACTTTTTACTTCTCAAAAGCTTATCAATTTTTATACAAAAATCTTTGATAATCTTGATTTATCTCCATTACCCGATAGGGTTCCTTCTAAATATGGCCCTACTGGATTTTCACGCCATGCTCTTTTTAGAGCTTTCATCGTCATGAAATGTGAGAAGTTTGCCCAAATTACTGATCTTAAAGATTTTTTAGAAAATAATTTAATTATAGCCCAACTTTGTGGTTTTAACATTCTTAAATCTTTACCTTCATACTGGGTTTTTCAGAGATTTATTAAAAATTTATCTAACTCTTATCTTAAAGAAATCATGAAAAATCAAGTTAATGTTCTTAAGGAGTTAGGTTTTATTGATAACAATTTTGTATCTGTTGATGCCACTCCTGTTAAAGCTAATACTAAATTTAATAATCCCAAATCTTTTTCAAGTAACAAGTTTTCTAAAAAGAATCCTCCATCTTCTGATAAAGATTGTAAACTAGGAGTTCATACTGCTAATAACTCCTTGAATGTTCAAGTTTCAGAGGATAAACCCAATAAATCAAAGAAAAATTATGAATTTTACTGGGGATACAAAAATCATGTTATTTGTGATGCTATATCGGGTCTTCCTATTGCTGAATTTACTACAACTGCCGATATCAATGAAATTTCTAATTTTATAGAAATTCTTACTGCTACAAATGAATGGTTTTCACTAAAAGACAGTTACATTATTGCTGATAAAGGATATGATTCAAAGCAAAATCATGATTTTATTCGTAACACCCTTAAAGGGCTTGCTTTCATTGCCTTAAATAAGCGTGGCACTAAGAAAAATAGTTTAACATCTACAGGTAATGTTATATGCAATGGCGGTTTAGCCATGCATAAAGATGGCAAACAATACTTTGATTCCTATATTAAGCAAAAATTCTGTTGTCCTTATAGAAAATCAAAAGATGATTCATTATGTCCATGTAAGCATAAAAAATATTTTAATGGTAAGAAAAACAGAGGTTGTGTAAAATACATAAGCATTGGAACTGATTATAGAGCTTCTATCAATCGTAATTCTATATTTTTCAAGAAAATATATAGCTTAAGAACTGAATCTGAAAGATACAATTCAAGATGGAAAAATCTCAATACTGAACAAGCTCATGTTAGAAATATTAACTCTGTTACTAATCTAAATACTATTGGACACATTTGCCTTTTAACCGTTGCACTTGCTGCTATAAAATCTGATTGTATAGATAAATCCAAATCCCTATCGGGATTTAAAAGAACAGCTTAA
- a CDS encoding histidine triad nucleotide-binding protein: MDDCIFCKIVNGDIPCSKVYEDEKILAFKDIEPQAPTHILIIPKKHIESLNSLTEEDSNIVTYIFMKAKKLAKELGVAEDGYRIVNNCGKDGGQTVQHLHFHMLAGRNLQWPPG, encoded by the coding sequence GTGGACGATTGTATATTTTGTAAAATTGTAAATGGAGATATACCATGTAGTAAAGTATATGAAGATGAAAAAATATTGGCATTTAAAGATATAGAACCTCAAGCACCTACTCATATATTAATAATACCTAAGAAGCACATAGAGAGTTTGAACTCATTAACTGAAGAAGATTCTAATATAGTCACTTACATCTTTATGAAAGCTAAAAAGCTGGCTAAAGAGTTAGGTGTGGCTGAGGATGGATATAGAATAGTAAATAATTGCGGTAAAGACGGTGGACAGACTGTTCAGCATTTACATTTCCATATGCTTGCTGGAAGAAATCTTCAATGGCCACCAGGTTAA
- the rpsU gene encoding 30S ribosomal protein S21 → MSEIKVRENESLESALRRFKKECAKSGVLSEVRKREHYEKPSVKKKKKSEAARKRKHR, encoded by the coding sequence ATGTCAGAAATAAAAGTAAGAGAAAATGAATCACTTGAAAGTGCTTTAAGAAGATTTAAAAAAGAATGCGCTAAGTCTGGTGTTCTTTCTGAAGTAAGAAAAAGAGAGCACTACGAAAAACCAAGCGTAAAGAAAAAAAAGAAATCTGAAGCAGCAAGAAAAAGAAAACATAGATAG
- a CDS encoding GatB/YqeY domain-containing protein — MSLKERLQQDWKDALKGKEKFKANVISMAKAAVLQVEKTDGSSLDDQQIVEILAKEVKQRRDAIEEFKKGNRQDLIDESEEEIRILMNYLPQQLTQEEIFKIVKASADEVGANSIKDMGKLMSAVMPKFKGRADGKLVNKIVKEYLSR, encoded by the coding sequence ATGTCCCTTAAAGAGAGATTACAACAAGATTGGAAAGATGCATTAAAAGGAAAAGAAAAGTTTAAAGCTAATGTTATTAGCATGGCTAAGGCGGCAGTTTTGCAAGTCGAAAAGACAGATGGTTCTTCCCTTGATGATCAGCAGATTGTTGAAATCTTGGCTAAGGAAGTAAAACAAAGAAGAGATGCGATAGAAGAGTTTAAAAAGGGAAATAGACAAGATCTTATTGATGAATCTGAAGAAGAAATAAGGATCTTGATGAATTACCTTCCTCAGCAGTTAACTCAGGAAGAAATCTTTAAAATTGTCAAAGCATCGGCTGATGAGGTAGGGGCTAATAGCATAAAAGACATGGGAAAGCTTATGTCAGCAGTAATGCCTAAGTTTAAAGGTAGAGCTGATGGTAAACTTGTTAATAAAATTGTAAAAGAATATCTTAGTAGATAA